In a genomic window of Staphylococcus taiwanensis:
- the hslO gene encoding Hsp33 family molecular chaperone HslO, with protein sequence MTHDYIVKSLAFDGEIRAYAALTTESVQEAQTRHYTWPTASAAMGRTMTATLLMGAMLKGDQKLTVTVDGKGPIGRIIADANAQGNVRAYVDKPQTHFPLNEQGKLDVRRAVGTDGSIQVVKDVGMKDYFSGASPIVSGELGEDFTYYFATSEQTPSSVGLGVLVNPDNSIKAAGGFIIQVMPGAKEETVTKLENAINQMTPVSKLIEQGLTPEGILHEILGENNVQILETMDAQFECNCSHEKFLNAIKGLGEAEVQDMIKEDHGAEAVCHFCGNKYKYSEGELEELLASMQA encoded by the coding sequence ATGACACATGATTATATTGTTAAATCATTAGCTTTCGATGGAGAAATTCGTGCCTATGCAGCGTTGACTACTGAATCTGTTCAAGAAGCACAAACACGCCATTATACATGGCCTACAGCATCTGCAGCAATGGGTCGAACAATGACCGCTACTTTGTTAATGGGAGCAATGTTAAAAGGAGATCAAAAATTAACAGTGACTGTTGATGGTAAAGGGCCTATTGGACGCATTATTGCTGATGCAAACGCACAAGGTAATGTACGCGCCTATGTTGATAAACCACAAACGCATTTCCCATTAAATGAGCAAGGTAAATTAGACGTAAGACGTGCTGTTGGCACAGATGGTTCAATTCAAGTCGTTAAAGACGTAGGTATGAAAGATTACTTCTCTGGGGCTAGTCCAATTGTTTCAGGTGAATTAGGTGAAGACTTCACATATTATTTTGCTACAAGTGAGCAAACGCCATCTTCAGTTGGCTTAGGCGTATTGGTCAATCCTGATAATTCAATCAAAGCTGCAGGTGGCTTTATCATTCAAGTGATGCCAGGTGCTAAAGAAGAAACGGTTACTAAATTAGAAAATGCGATTAATCAAATGACACCAGTATCTAAATTAATCGAACAAGGTTTAACACCAGAAGGCATTTTACATGAGATTTTAGGTGAAAATAATGTCCAAATATTAGAAACAATGGATGCACAATTTGAATGTAATTGCAGTCACGAAAAATTCTTAAATGCGATTAAAGGTTTAGGAGAAGCAGAAGTTCAAGATATGATTAAAGAAGATCATGGAGCTGAAGCGGTATGTCATTTCTGTGGCAATAAATATAAATATTCTGAAGGCGAATTAGAAGAATTACTAGCTTCTATGCAAGCTTAA
- the tilS gene encoding tRNA lysidine(34) synthetase TilS, with the protein MRYEWFDTMMTQLEANVFITAHHLNDQLETIFYRLFTGRSTRSSLGMDERSWRDSYRMVRPLLNTTKSDIYRYQQHHQVPYYEDKSNSDNKYARNDIRNRLLPAIDSHADLDTTQLLKLKEWHDIQLQLTHQRVNQFIDSEFEIDKASLQFQCSRHAFKQLDEVTQMVLLDQLFERIQLGVTFSEKNYRDWFHKINSEIAQFEITLSEKWIIQIAYDKFIIMAQNETDILTEQIVTNANTYRFGTYIIKVHPSIEQQSLPLTIRTRHDGDKFKLNGQKGHKKVSRLFIDNKIHNDERMCMPLIEDRQHNIIAVGNLFIASTYDKHIDIKKIGDE; encoded by the coding sequence ATGCGTTATGAATGGTTCGATACTATGATGACTCAATTAGAAGCCAATGTATTCATAACTGCACATCATTTAAATGATCAACTTGAAACCATTTTTTATCGATTATTCACTGGACGTTCGACGCGAAGTTCCTTAGGTATGGATGAGCGTTCGTGGCGAGATTCATATAGAATGGTTCGTCCACTGCTTAACACAACTAAGTCAGATATATACCGCTATCAACAACATCATCAAGTACCTTACTACGAAGATAAATCAAATAGTGATAATAAATACGCACGTAATGATATACGTAATCGTTTATTGCCTGCTATTGATAGTCATGCAGATCTTGATACTACACAATTATTAAAGTTAAAAGAATGGCATGATATACAATTACAACTCACACATCAACGTGTGAATCAATTTATTGATAGTGAATTCGAAATTGATAAAGCGTCGTTGCAGTTTCAATGTTCACGTCATGCTTTCAAGCAACTTGATGAAGTCACACAAATGGTTTTATTAGATCAATTATTTGAACGAATACAATTAGGTGTTACATTTTCAGAAAAAAATTATCGCGATTGGTTTCATAAAATCAATAGTGAAATCGCACAATTTGAGATAACTCTTTCTGAAAAATGGATAATTCAAATTGCATATGATAAATTTATAATAATGGCGCAAAATGAGACAGATATACTGACTGAACAAATAGTTACAAATGCTAATACATATCGATTTGGGACGTATATTATTAAAGTTCACCCTAGTATTGAGCAACAAAGTTTACCGTTAACTATACGCACAAGACATGATGGAGACAAGTTTAAACTTAACGGACAAAAAGGACACAAAAAAGTAAGCCGCTTATTTATTGATAATAAAATTCACAATGATGAACGGATGTGTATGCCATTAATTGAAGATCGACAACATAATATTATTGCTGTTGGTAATTTGTTTATTGCTAGCACATATGATAAACATATCGATATTAAAAAAATTGGAGATGAATGA
- the folK gene encoding 2-amino-4-hydroxy-6-hydroxymethyldihydropteridine diphosphokinase, whose protein sequence is MVKAYLGLGSNIGDRAQQLQEAIEIIDSMEDIVVTQISPIYETAPVGYTEQPNFLNLCLEIETELEPQTLLNRCLETEQRLHRVRDIRWGPRTLDVDILLYGDRIIEKDNLEIPHPRMSERAFVLTPLNDIAPKQIEPRSKKTISDLVKPDDTVIKYK, encoded by the coding sequence ATGGTAAAAGCGTATTTAGGTTTAGGAAGTAACATAGGAGATAGAGCGCAACAATTACAAGAAGCTATCGAAATAATTGATAGTATGGAAGATATTGTTGTCACACAAATATCTCCTATTTATGAAACTGCACCTGTAGGCTATACAGAGCAGCCTAACTTTTTAAATTTATGTTTAGAAATTGAAACAGAATTAGAACCACAAACACTTCTTAATAGATGCTTAGAAACAGAACAACGATTACATCGCGTGAGAGACATTCGTTGGGGTCCAAGAACATTAGATGTTGATATCTTACTATACGGGGATAGGATTATTGAAAAAGATAATCTTGAAATTCCGCATCCACGTATGAGTGAACGTGCCTTTGTCTTAACACCATTAAATGATATTGCACCTAAACAAATTGAACCTCGTTCAAAGAAAACTATCTCTGATTTAGTAAAGCCAGACGATACAGTTATCAAGTATAAGTAA
- a CDS encoding septum formation initiator family protein: MSKKVEEIGNQYTSEKNRKKKRQQKKMRIVRRRITVFGGLLLAVIVILSIMLVVQKQSNDHAATERKHKEEQFQKKQDEEIALKEELSNLNNKDYIEKVARDDYYLSNKGEVIFKLPNKDDNNTKSESSNGD, from the coding sequence ATGAGTAAAAAGGTAGAAGAAATTGGCAATCAATATACCTCCGAGAAAAATCGTAAGAAAAAACGACAACAGAAAAAGATGCGCATTGTACGACGTAGAATTACTGTATTTGGTGGATTACTATTGGCTGTGATTGTCATTCTATCCATCATGCTTGTCGTCCAAAAGCAAAGTAATGATCATGCCGCAACGGAACGTAAGCATAAAGAAGAGCAATTCCAAAAGAAGCAAGATGAAGAAATTGCATTAAAAGAAGAACTCAGTAACCTCAATAATAAAGATTACATAGAGAAAGTTGCTAGGGATGATTATTATTTAAGTAATAAAGGTGAAGTTATATTTAAATTACCTAATAAAGATGATAATAACACTAAGTCTGAATCCTCCAATGGCGACTAA
- the folB gene encoding dihydroneopterin aldolase produces the protein MNDIIFLNGMKFYAYHGALAAENEIGQIFIVDVTLKVDLKEAGQSDEVTDTVHYGEVFEDVKEIVEGPPCNLIEHLAERIAKRINSHYNRVMETKVRITKENPPIPGYYNGVGIEIVRENR, from the coding sequence ATGAACGACATAATCTTTCTTAATGGTATGAAATTTTATGCTTATCATGGGGCTTTAGCTGCTGAAAACGAAATAGGCCAAATCTTTATCGTGGATGTGACGTTAAAAGTGGATTTAAAAGAAGCGGGACAATCAGATGAAGTGACTGATACTGTGCATTATGGTGAAGTGTTTGAAGATGTTAAAGAAATTGTGGAAGGCCCACCGTGTAATTTGATAGAACATCTAGCTGAACGTATTGCAAAACGTATAAATTCACACTATAATCGTGTAATGGAAACGAAAGTCAGAATCACTAAAGAGAACCCACCTATACCAGGATATTACAATGGCGTAGGTATAGAGATAGTGAGGGAGAATCGTTAA
- a CDS encoding RNA-binding S4 domain-containing protein — translation MRLDKYLKVSRLVKRRTLAKEISDQGRVTVNGNVAKAGTDVKLEDELVIRFGQKLVTVKVTGLSEHASKENAKGMYELVKEERINNNQFEEE, via the coding sequence ATGAGATTAGATAAATATTTAAAAGTATCAAGATTAGTTAAACGTCGTACTTTAGCTAAAGAAATTAGTGACCAAGGACGTGTTACAGTTAACGGCAATGTTGCTAAAGCAGGTACGGATGTTAAATTAGAAGATGAGTTAGTTATTCGTTTTGGACAAAAGCTTGTGACTGTTAAAGTAACCGGTCTAAGTGAACACGCTTCGAAAGAAAATGCTAAAGGCATGTATGAATTAGTTAAAGAAGAACGTATTAATAATAATCAATTTGAAGAAGAATAG
- a CDS encoding RNA-binding protein S1 has product MSIEVGNKLKGKVTGIKKFGAFVELPEGKSGLVHISEVADNYVENVEDHLSVGDEVEVKVLSIADDGKISLSIKKAKDRPRRPQHKSNQNRPPQQKGEDFEKKLSNFLKDSEDKLTSIKRQTESRRGGKGSHDVCVMNGSIL; this is encoded by the coding sequence ATGTCAATCGAAGTTGGAAACAAGCTAAAAGGTAAAGTTACAGGTATCAAAAAATTTGGTGCATTCGTAGAATTACCTGAAGGGAAAAGTGGCTTAGTTCATATCAGTGAAGTAGCTGATAACTATGTTGAGAATGTTGAAGATCACTTATCAGTTGGAGACGAAGTCGAAGTCAAAGTCTTATCAATCGCAGATGATGGTAAAATTAGCCTTTCAATTAAAAAAGCAAAAGACCGTCCTCGTAGACCACAACACAAATCTAATCAAAATAGACCACCTCAACAAAAAGGTGAAGATTTTGAAAAGAAATTAAGCAATTTCTTAAAAGATAGTGAAGATAAATTAACTTCTATTAAACGTCAAACTGAATCAAGACGTGGTGGCAAAGGTTCGCACGACGTATGCGTTATGAATGGTTCGATACTATGA
- the cysK gene encoding cysteine synthase A, producing the protein MAQKPVDNITQIIGNTPVVKLRNVVDEDAADVYVKLEYQNPGGSVKDRIALAMIEKAEKEGKIKPGDTIVEPTSGNTGIGLAFVCAAKGYKAVFTMPETMSSERRNLLKAYGAELVLTPGSEAMKGAIKKAKELKEEHGYFEPQQFENPANPEIHALTTGPELVEQFEGKQIDAFLAGVGTGGTLSGVGKVLKEKYPNVEIVAIEPEASPVLSGGEPGPHKLQGLGAGFVPDTLDTNIYDSIIKVDNDTAMETSRRVAKEEGILAGISSGAAIHAAIQKAKELGKGKTVVTVLPSNGERYLSTPLYSFDD; encoded by the coding sequence ATGGCACAAAAACCAGTAGATAACATTACTCAAATTATTGGCAATACACCGGTAGTAAAATTAAGAAACGTTGTAGATGAAGATGCAGCAGATGTATATGTAAAATTAGAATACCAAAATCCAGGTGGCTCAGTAAAAGACCGTATCGCATTAGCTATGATTGAAAAAGCTGAAAAAGAAGGAAAAATTAAACCAGGTGACACAATTGTAGAACCAACAAGTGGTAACACTGGTATTGGTTTAGCTTTCGTATGTGCAGCTAAAGGTTATAAAGCAGTATTTACAATGCCTGAAACAATGAGTTCTGAACGTCGTAACTTATTAAAAGCTTATGGTGCAGAATTAGTTTTAACACCAGGTTCAGAAGCGATGAAAGGCGCAATTAAAAAAGCTAAAGAATTAAAAGAAGAACATGGTTACTTTGAACCACAACAATTCGAAAATCCAGCAAACCCTGAAATCCATGCATTAACAACTGGACCAGAACTAGTTGAACAATTTGAAGGTAAACAAATTGACGCATTCTTAGCTGGTGTAGGTACTGGTGGTACTTTATCTGGCGTTGGTAAAGTATTAAAAGAAAAATATCCAAATGTTGAAATCGTTGCGATTGAACCAGAAGCTTCTCCTGTATTAAGTGGTGGAGAACCAGGCCCACATAAATTACAAGGTTTAGGTGCTGGATTTGTACCAGATACTTTAGACACTAACATTTATGATAGCATTATCAAAGTAGATAACGATACAGCGATGGAAACATCACGTCGTGTTGCTAAAGAAGAAGGTATCTTAGCAGGTATTTCTTCAGGTGCTGCGATTCATGCTGCTATCCAAAAAGCTAAAGAATTAGGTAAAGGTAAAACAGTCGTAACAGTATTACCAAGTAATGGTGAACGTTACCTATCTACACCTTTATATTCATTCGACGACTAA
- the folP gene encoding dihydropteroate synthase: MTKTKIMGILNVTPDSFSDGGKYNSVEKAVARAKEMIEEGVDIIDVGGISTRPGFTEITVEEEIERVVPVVKELVKLKVRISIDTYRSEVAEACLKLGATMINDQWAGLYDPEILNKVAEYDAEIVLMHNGDGHRDQPVVEEMLLSLMTQANKAEMAGIPQHKVWLDPGIGFAKSREEENEVMARLDELVATEYPILLATSRKRFIKEMIGTETKAIERDEATAATTAYGIMKGVKAVRVHNVQLNARLGQSMDFLKENEDERHNLS; this comes from the coding sequence ATGACTAAAACAAAAATTATGGGAATCTTAAATGTGACACCTGATTCATTCTCAGATGGTGGCAAATATAATTCTGTAGAAAAAGCAGTGGCACGTGCTAAAGAGATGATAGAAGAAGGCGTCGATATCATCGACGTAGGAGGCATTTCTACCCGTCCTGGATTTACAGAAATCACTGTCGAAGAAGAAATTGAGCGTGTGGTTCCTGTAGTAAAAGAATTAGTTAAATTGAAAGTTCGAATTTCAATAGATACATACCGTAGTGAAGTAGCAGAAGCATGTTTAAAACTTGGTGCAACGATGATTAATGACCAATGGGCAGGATTATATGATCCTGAAATACTAAACAAAGTCGCAGAATATGATGCAGAAATTGTATTAATGCATAATGGTGATGGGCATCGTGATCAACCAGTCGTTGAAGAAATGTTATTGTCTTTAATGACTCAGGCGAATAAAGCTGAAATGGCCGGTATTCCCCAACATAAAGTATGGTTAGATCCGGGTATTGGTTTTGCGAAAAGCCGAGAAGAGGAAAATGAAGTGATGGCACGTTTAGATGAACTTGTGGCAACGGAGTATCCTATTTTATTAGCAACAAGTCGTAAACGTTTCATTAAAGAAATGATTGGTACTGAAACAAAGGCAATTGAACGCGATGAAGCCACTGCTGCGACAACGGCCTATGGTATAATGAAAGGCGTCAAAGCCGTTCGTGTCCATAATGTACAATTGAATGCACGATTAGGTCAAAGTATGGATTTCTTAAAGGAGAATGAAGATGAACGACATAATCTTTCTTAA
- the hpt gene encoding hypoxanthine phosphoribosyltransferase, which translates to MKDDLKEILLTEEDIQNICKELGEQLTRDYKDKPLVCVGILKGSVMFMADLIKRIDTHLAIDFMDVSSYHGGMESTGEVQILKDLGSSIENKDVLIIEDILETGTTLKSITELLQSRKVNSLEIVTLLDKPNRRKADIEAKYVGKKIPDEFVVGYGLDYAEHYRNLPYIGTLKPEIYSK; encoded by the coding sequence ATGAAAGATGATTTAAAAGAAATTTTGTTAACAGAAGAAGATATTCAAAATATTTGTAAAGAACTAGGTGAACAACTTACTAGAGATTATAAAGATAAACCACTTGTATGTGTAGGTATTTTAAAAGGGTCAGTAATGTTTATGGCTGATTTAATTAAACGTATCGATACGCATTTGGCAATTGATTTTATGGATGTTTCAAGTTATCACGGTGGTATGGAATCTACTGGTGAAGTACAAATCTTAAAAGATTTAGGATCTTCTATTGAAAATAAAGATGTCTTAATTATTGAAGATATTTTAGAAACTGGAACAACTTTAAAATCTATCACTGAATTATTACAATCTCGAAAAGTAAATTCATTAGAAATTGTTACTTTATTAGATAAACCAAATCGTCGTAAAGCTGATATTGAAGCGAAATATGTAGGTAAAAAAATCCCAGATGAGTTCGTCGTAGGTTATGGATTAGACTACGCAGAACATTATCGTAATTTACCTTATATTGGTACTTTGAAACCGGAAATTTATAGTAAGTAA
- the lysS gene encoding lysine--tRNA ligase, with amino-acid sequence MSEEMNDQMQVRRQKLQELIDLGIDPFGKRFERSATASELKSKWDEFSKEELHDKEDESHVSIAGRLMTKRGKGKAGFAHVQDLTGQIQIYVRKDQIGEEDFDNLWKGADLGDIVGIEGVMFKTNTGELSVKAKTFTLLSKALRPLPDKFHGLQDIEQRYRQRYLDLITNQDSTQTFINRSKIIQEMRNYLNKQGFLEVETPMMHQIAGGAAARPFVTHHNALDATLYMRIAIELHLKRLIVGGLEKVYEIGRVFRNEGVSTRHNPEFTMIELYEAYADYHDIMDLTESMVRHIAQEVFGSAKVQYNGEEIDLESAWTRLHIVDAVKEATGVDFYQIKSDEEAVAAAKEHGIEITDNMKYGHILNEFFEQKVEETLIQPTFIYGHPIEISPLAKKNPEDPRFTDRFELFIVGREHANAFTELNDPIDQRERFEAQLVEKAQGNDEAHEMDEDYIEALEYGMPPTGGLGIGIDRLVMLLTDSPSIRDVLLFPYMRQK; translated from the coding sequence ATGTCAGAAGAAATGAATGACCAAATGCAAGTCCGTCGTCAAAAACTACAAGAATTAATCGATTTAGGTATCGATCCATTTGGTAAACGTTTTGAGCGTTCAGCAACTGCAAGCGAATTAAAGTCTAAATGGGATGAATTCTCTAAAGAAGAACTACATGATAAAGAAGACGAAAGTCATGTTTCAATTGCAGGTCGTTTAATGACTAAACGTGGTAAAGGTAAAGCTGGTTTCGCACATGTTCAGGATTTAACTGGACAAATCCAAATTTATGTCCGTAAAGACCAAATTGGTGAAGAAGATTTTGATAATCTTTGGAAAGGTGCTGACTTAGGTGATATCGTAGGTATTGAAGGTGTTATGTTCAAAACGAACACTGGAGAGTTATCAGTTAAAGCTAAAACATTCACGCTATTATCTAAAGCACTTAGACCTTTACCAGATAAGTTCCATGGTTTACAAGATATCGAGCAACGCTACCGTCAACGTTACTTAGATTTAATTACTAACCAAGATAGTACGCAAACATTCATTAATCGCAGTAAAATCATACAAGAAATGCGTAATTATTTAAATAAACAAGGTTTCCTAGAAGTTGAAACACCAATGATGCATCAAATTGCTGGTGGTGCAGCAGCACGTCCATTTGTTACTCACCATAATGCATTAGATGCGACTTTATATATGCGTATAGCGATTGAATTACACTTGAAACGTTTAATTGTGGGTGGACTAGAGAAAGTTTATGAAATTGGTCGTGTTTTCCGTAATGAAGGTGTATCAACACGTCATAACCCAGAATTCACTATGATTGAATTATATGAAGCATACGCAGATTATCATGACATCATGGATTTAACTGAGTCTATGGTTAGACATATCGCACAAGAAGTATTCGGTTCTGCAAAAGTTCAATACAATGGTGAAGAAATTGACTTAGAATCTGCCTGGACACGTCTTCATATTGTAGATGCTGTTAAAGAAGCAACAGGTGTAGACTTCTATCAAATCAAATCTGATGAAGAAGCAGTAGCAGCAGCTAAAGAGCATGGAATTGAAATTACTGATAACATGAAATACGGACACATTCTAAACGAATTCTTTGAACAAAAAGTTGAAGAAACATTAATTCAACCTACATTCATTTACGGTCATCCAATTGAAATCTCTCCATTAGCTAAGAAGAATCCTGAAGATCCAAGATTTACTGACCGTTTTGAGTTATTTATTGTTGGTAGAGAACATGCAAATGCGTTTACTGAATTAAATGACCCAATTGATCAACGTGAACGTTTTGAAGCACAACTTGTGGAAAAAGCCCAAGGTAATGATGAAGCGCATGAAATGGATGAAGACTATATTGAAGCACTGGAATATGGTATGCCGCCAACAGGTGGATTAGGTATCGGTATTGATCGCCTAGTAATGCTATTAACAGACTCTCCATCAATCAGAGATGTATTATTATTCCCTTATATGAGACAAAAATAA
- a CDS encoding ATP-dependent metallopeptidase FtsH/Yme1/Tma family protein, which yields MQKAFRNVLVIAIIGVIIFGVFSYINGNGNTPKQLSYSQFVEKLDKGDLKTLEIQPEQNVYLVSGKTKNDEDYSSTILYNNEKDLQKITSEAKSQKGLDFTVKEEEKQSVFISMLTTLIPVLIIALLFIFFLSQAQGGGGGGRMMNFGKSKAKMYDNQKRRVRFSDVAGADEEKQELIEIVDFLKDNKKFKQMGSRIPKGVLLVGPPGTGKTLLARAVAGEAGAPFFSISGSDFVEMFVGVGASRVRDLFENAKKNAPCIIFIDEIDAVGRQRGAGVGGGHDEREQTLNQLLVEMDGFGENEGIIMIAATNRPDILDPALLRPGRFDRQIQVGRPDVKGREAILHVHSKNKPLDETVDLKAISQRTPGFSGADLENLLNEASLIAAREGKNKIDMRDIEEATDRVIAGPAKKSRVISDKERNIVAHHEAGHTVIGMVLDEAEIVHKVTIVPRGQAGGYAMMLPKQDRFLMTEPELLDKICGLLGGRVSEDINFHEVSTGASNDFERATQIARSMVTEYGMSEKLGPLQFSSSGGGQVFLGKDMQGEPNYSGQIAYEIDKEVQRIIKEQYERCKRILLEHEKELKLIAKTLLTEETLVAEQIRSLFYDGVLPEVDYDAARVVKDDDSDYNDGKYGKSYDDIREEQLDEGREDEQKDRREDQDIERERRNHQQDGRDNHAGHDRLRDDSNSDYSRRDASDDEDETGYEQSPNIDKPYNPNDPNNPNNR from the coding sequence ATGCAGAAAGCTTTTCGCAATGTGCTAGTTATCGCAATTATTGGCGTTATTATATTCGGCGTATTTTCTTACATAAATGGGAACGGTAATACACCGAAACAACTTTCCTATTCACAGTTTGTAGAAAAATTGGATAAAGGAGATTTGAAAACTCTAGAAATCCAACCTGAGCAAAATGTGTACTTGGTAAGTGGTAAAACAAAAAATGATGAAGATTACTCTTCAACTATTTTATACAATAACGAAAAAGATTTACAAAAAATCACAAGTGAAGCAAAAAGCCAAAAAGGACTAGATTTTACAGTTAAAGAAGAAGAAAAACAAAGTGTCTTCATTAGTATGTTGACTACACTTATTCCTGTATTAATTATTGCCTTATTATTCATTTTCTTCCTTAGCCAAGCACAAGGTGGCGGCGGTGGCGGTCGTATGATGAACTTTGGTAAATCTAAAGCGAAAATGTACGATAACCAAAAACGTCGTGTTCGTTTCTCAGATGTTGCTGGTGCGGATGAAGAAAAACAAGAATTAATTGAAATTGTTGACTTCTTAAAAGACAATAAGAAATTTAAACAAATGGGATCAAGAATACCTAAAGGTGTATTACTTGTAGGCCCTCCAGGTACAGGTAAAACATTATTAGCACGTGCCGTAGCTGGTGAAGCTGGCGCACCATTCTTCTCAATCAGTGGTTCTGATTTCGTTGAGATGTTTGTCGGTGTCGGTGCAAGCCGTGTACGTGACTTATTTGAAAACGCAAAGAAAAATGCACCATGTATTATCTTTATTGATGAAATTGACGCAGTTGGTCGTCAACGTGGCGCAGGTGTTGGTGGGGGTCACGACGAACGTGAACAAACACTTAACCAATTATTAGTTGAAATGGATGGGTTCGGTGAAAATGAAGGTATTATCATGATTGCTGCGACTAACCGTCCTGATATCTTGGATCCTGCGTTATTACGTCCAGGTCGTTTCGACAGACAAATTCAAGTTGGTCGTCCAGATGTTAAAGGTCGTGAAGCAATCCTTCATGTACACTCTAAAAACAAACCACTTGATGAAACAGTTGACTTAAAAGCGATTTCACAAAGAACGCCTGGCTTCTCTGGTGCCGATTTAGAAAACTTACTAAACGAAGCTTCATTAATTGCAGCTCGTGAAGGTAAAAATAAAATCGACATGCGTGATATCGAAGAAGCAACTGACCGTGTTATTGCTGGTCCAGCTAAAAAATCACGTGTTATTTCTGACAAAGAACGTAATATCGTCGCACACCATGAAGCGGGACATACAGTCATTGGTATGGTACTTGACGAAGCTGAAATTGTGCATAAAGTAACGATTGTTCCACGTGGACAAGCTGGTGGTTACGCAATGATGTTACCTAAACAAGACCGTTTCTTAATGACTGAACCTGAATTATTAGATAAAATTTGTGGTCTATTAGGTGGTCGTGTATCAGAAGATATTAACTTCCACGAAGTATCAACTGGTGCTTCTAATGACTTCGAGAGAGCAACACAAATTGCACGTTCTATGGTTACTGAATATGGTATGAGTGAAAAACTTGGACCATTACAATTCTCAAGTAGCGGTGGTGGACAAGTATTCTTAGGTAAAGATATGCAAGGTGAACCTAATTATTCTGGTCAAATCGCTTATGAAATTGATAAAGAAGTTCAACGTATTATTAAAGAACAATATGAACGTTGTAAACGAATTCTATTGGAACATGAAAAAGAACTTAAACTTATTGCTAAAACATTGTTAACTGAAGAAACACTAGTAGCTGAACAAATACGTTCATTATTCTACGACGGTGTATTACCTGAAGTAGATTATGATGCTGCACGTGTGGTTAAAGATGATGATTCAGATTATAACGATGGTAAATATGGTAAATCTTACGATGACATTCGTGAAGAACAATTAGATGAAGGTCGTGAAGACGAACAAAAAGACCGTAGAGAAGATCAAGATATTGAGCGTGAACGTAGAAATCATCAACAAGATGGTAGAGACAACCATGCTGGTCATGATCGACTACGTGACGATTCAAATAGTGATTATAGTCGTCGAGATGCTTCAGATGATGAAGATGAAACAGGTTATGAACAATCACCAAATATCGACAAACCATATAACCCAAATGATCCAAACAATCCAAATAATAGATAG